One Paracidovorax avenae ATCC 19860 genomic region harbors:
- a CDS encoding BON domain-containing protein, with the protein MTHAPTPSSSPARSPRVIAILSATALAFGLAACDRNDGQTVGQKIDATIERTGEAASDAQRRMEAAATEASQASRQAAARAAEVMDDAGISAKVKAGLAEDPELSAIRIDVDTRNGIVTLNGPVRNDVARERATRIAQGVKGVNSVVNQLTVTQGTTG; encoded by the coding sequence ATGACGCACGCCCCCACCCCGTCCTCCAGCCCCGCCCGCAGCCCGCGTGTCATCGCCATCCTGTCCGCCACCGCCCTCGCTTTCGGGCTGGCGGCCTGCGACCGCAACGACGGGCAGACCGTCGGCCAGAAGATCGACGCCACCATCGAGCGCACCGGCGAAGCCGCCTCGGATGCGCAGCGCCGCATGGAGGCCGCCGCCACCGAGGCCAGCCAGGCGTCCCGCCAGGCGGCAGCGCGCGCGGCGGAGGTCATGGACGATGCCGGCATCAGCGCCAAGGTCAAGGCCGGTCTGGCCGAAGATCCGGAGCTGAGCGCCATCCGCATCGACGTGGATACCCGCAACGGCATCGTCACCCTGAACGGCCCGGTCAGGAACGACGTGGCGCGCGAGCGCGCGACCCGCATCGCCCAGGGCGTGAAGGGCGTGAACTCCGTGGTGAACCAGCTGACGGTCACCCAGGGCACCACGGGCTGA